A single window of Solirubrobacterales bacterium DNA harbors:
- a CDS encoding ArsI/CadI family heavy metal resistance metalloenzyme, protein MAVLRPHLALTVSDVDRSIEFYRALFGIEPSKVRPGYAKFEVRVPGLNFTLNEGERNGELGAFNHAGIQVASTDDVLRARARLVEAGLATFDEMDTTCCYAKQDKIWVTAPDGESWEVFVTHAESDEHATAVARDGDRVACCG, encoded by the coding sequence ATGGCTGTCCTGAGGCCCCACCTAGCTCTCACCGTGTCGGACGTCGATCGTTCGATCGAGTTCTATCGCGCCCTTTTCGGCATCGAGCCGTCCAAGGTCCGGCCTGGCTACGCGAAGTTCGAGGTTCGGGTACCGGGGCTGAATTTCACTCTCAACGAGGGCGAGCGCAATGGGGAGCTCGGCGCCTTCAATCACGCTGGGATCCAGGTCGCGTCGACTGACGACGTCCTACGCGCTCGAGCGCGTCTGGTCGAGGCCGGCCTTGCCACCTTTGATGAGATGGACACGACCTGTTGCTACGCGAAGCAGGACAAGATCTGGGTGACCGCTCCCGATGGTGAGTCCTGGGAGGTGTTCGTGACCCACGCCGAGAGCGACGAGCACGCGACAGCGGTCGCGAGGGACGGCGACCGGGTCGCCTGTTGCGGCTAG
- a CDS encoding ribonucleotide-diphosphate reductase subunit beta translates to MRLGALAEIQLNDPQTLYRRWEDQQWSPFDVDLSTDTEQWPGLSAGDRRLIYWALSSLMVAEERITTKFSGLVGAADTEEEATFLSTQQVDEARHMQFYARFRDEVIGEPAVIAAHIEKAREEVSPAFRKIFDEALVEAHEALVASPGDLSLKVRFITLYHLVLESTLGLTSFRFITDYLKRDGLLPGFVDGYSKIHHDETRHIGYGVWFLREAVRGDEQAAEVIRDTLADLLPAVAESLSPPSVNGAGDFDALGTSAEEVREFALGGLTRRLEIIGAPLQ, encoded by the coding sequence TTGCGGCTAGGCGCCTTGGCCGAGATCCAGCTCAACGATCCGCAGACGCTCTACCGCCGCTGGGAGGACCAGCAGTGGAGCCCGTTCGACGTGGATCTGAGCACCGACACGGAACAGTGGCCGGGACTGTCCGCCGGCGATCGCCGGCTCATCTATTGGGCGCTCTCGTCGCTGATGGTCGCCGAGGAGCGGATCACGACGAAGTTCTCCGGGCTGGTCGGCGCTGCGGACACCGAGGAGGAGGCCACCTTCCTCTCGACCCAGCAGGTCGACGAGGCGCGGCACATGCAGTTCTACGCCCGGTTCCGAGACGAGGTGATCGGGGAGCCAGCCGTGATCGCCGCCCACATCGAGAAGGCGCGGGAGGAGGTGAGCCCCGCCTTCCGGAAGATCTTCGACGAGGCGCTGGTTGAGGCACACGAGGCCCTTGTGGCCTCGCCCGGCGACCTCTCATTGAAGGTCCGGTTCATCACGCTCTACCACCTGGTCCTGGAGAGCACGCTGGGCCTCACCTCGTTCCGTTTCATCACCGACTACCTGAAGCGCGACGGTCTGCTCCCGGGCTTCGTCGACGGCTACTCCAAGATCCACCACGACGAGACGCGCCATATCGGCTACGGCGTCTGGTTTCTCCGCGAAGCCGTCCGCGGTGACGAGCAGGCGGCCGAAGTGATTCGCGACACCCTTGCTGACCTCTTGCCGGCGGTGGCTGAATCGCTCAGTCCGCCGAGTGTCAACGGCGCCGGCGACTTCGACGCGCTCGGAACCAGCGCCGAGGAGGTTCGTGAGTTCGCGCTCGGCGGCCTCACGCGCCGGCTCGAGATCATCGGGGCGCCGCTGCAGTAG
- a CDS encoding metalloregulator ArsR/SmtB family transcription factor has protein sequence MAVDLELAPKHKRPAGEPCCEPVVYPDIEREQAERMATAAKALGDPIRMQLVDVLRKHAGKVCVCELVPLFELSQPTVSHHLKVLRQAGIVGSERRGLWAYYYVNPEALEELSAWLS, from the coding sequence ATGGCTGTCGATCTGGAGCTCGCTCCAAAGCACAAGCGGCCGGCCGGCGAGCCGTGCTGTGAGCCGGTCGTCTATCCCGACATCGAGCGCGAGCAGGCCGAGCGGATGGCCACGGCGGCCAAGGCCCTCGGAGATCCGATCCGCATGCAGCTCGTCGACGTCTTGCGAAAGCATGCCGGCAAGGTCTGCGTCTGCGAGCTCGTGCCGCTCTTTGAGCTCTCCCAGCCGACCGTCTCGCACCATCTGAAGGTTCTGCGCCAGGCCGGCATCGTCGGCTCCGAGCGCCGAGGGCTCTGGGCCTACTACTACGTCAACCCCGAAGCACTGGAGGAACTGAGCGCATGGCTGTCCTGA
- a CDS encoding HD domain-containing phosphohydrolase: MVVACDHSGAHNGQARYLRDAGELRLLLVCDACGAECAELERIGYRPEARCVDGHLAELTARELGLSEPTVARVRLATLLCDVGRDQIPPEILKKRGPLNDQEWARVRGQPDLGAALLSDVSFDDIREWIRCHHERPDGHGYPRGLVGDQIPLEARIVAVIDAYTAMRGDRPYRAARTHEEACDELRRGAGSQFDVAVVDAFLSVTARRDQRRAMAAA, encoded by the coding sequence ATGGTTGTGGCCTGCGATCACTCCGGAGCCCACAATGGCCAGGCCCGATACCTGCGCGACGCGGGCGAGCTGCGGCTCCTGCTCGTCTGCGATGCCTGCGGAGCCGAGTGCGCCGAGCTGGAGAGGATCGGGTATCGGCCTGAGGCGCGGTGCGTCGACGGGCACCTGGCCGAGTTGACGGCCCGCGAGCTGGGCCTCAGTGAGCCCACGGTGGCCCGAGTTCGCCTGGCGACGCTGCTATGCGACGTCGGGCGGGATCAGATTCCCCCCGAGATCCTCAAGAAGCGGGGGCCGCTCAACGATCAGGAGTGGGCACGGGTCCGCGGCCAGCCCGATCTGGGCGCGGCCCTCCTCAGCGATGTCAGCTTCGACGACATCCGCGAGTGGATCCGCTGTCACCACGAGCGTCCCGACGGCCACGGCTATCCGCGCGGCCTGGTCGGCGACCAGATCCCGCTGGAAGCTCGAATCGTGGCGGTGATCGACGCCTATACGGCCATGAGAGGTGACCGTCCGTACCGCGCCGCGCGAACTCACGAGGAGGCATGCGACGAGCTCCGGCGGGGTGCCGGAAGCCAGTTCGACGTGGCCGTCGTGGACGCGTTTCTGTCCGTCACCGCCCGACGCGATCAGCGCCGAGCGATGGCCGCCGCCTGA